Proteins encoded by one window of Torulaspora delbrueckii CBS 1146 chromosome 2, complete genome:
- the MTD1 gene encoding methylenetetrahydrofolate dehydrogenase (NAD(+)) (similar to Saccharomyces cerevisiae MTD1 (YKR080W); ancestral locus Anc_5.673), translated as MSGSEAVAKPGITVLASKISKEYVDEITKKVEALKSIRPEGPLLVGFLANGDPAAEMYASWTKKTSESMGFRYELRRVDEKDFLEEAIIEANRDDAVDGIMVYYPIFGNAQDQYLQQVVAREKDVEGLNHVYYQNMYHNIRYLDNEKQLKSILPCTPLAIVKILEYLKIYNTLLPEGNRLYGKKVVIVNRSEIVGRPLAALLANDGAIVFSVDVNNVQKFTRGESLKFIKHHVEDLGPYSEDLLKQCCADADVIITGVPSPKYKFPTEYVRDGTVCINFSSEKNFDDSIKTKASLYVPMTGKVTISMLLRNMLRLIENAEKVKAKN; from the coding sequence ATGTCTGGATCTGAAGCTGTAGCAAAACCAGGAATTACAGTCCTAGCCTCTAAGATTTCCAAAGAATATGTGGACGAAATCACTAAAAAGGTGGAAGCTCTAAAAAGTATACGGCCTGAAGGCCCTCTGCTTGTAGGATTTCTCGCCAATGGTGATCCTGCTGCTGAGATGTATGCCTCGTGGACTAAGAAGACTAGTGAGTCAATGGGGTTTCGTTATGAATTGAGGAGAGTGGACgagaaagatttcttggaagagGCTATCATCGAGGCTAACAGAGACGATGCCGTTGATGGTATTATGGTTTACTATCCAATTTTCGGTAATGCACAAGATCAGTATCTACAGCAGGTTGTGGCTAGGGAGAAAGATGTAGAAGGGTTGAACCACGTTTATTATCAAAACATGTACCACAATATTAGATATTTGGACAACGAAAAGCAATTAAAGTCTATCTTGCCCTGCACACCGTTAGCCATTGTTAAAATTCTCGAGTATTTGAAGATCTATAACACTTTGTTGCCAGAGGGGAACAGACTTTATGGTAAGAAAGTTGTTATAGTGAACAGATCAGAAATTGTCGGCAGACCATTAGCTGCACTATTAGCTAACGATGGTGCTATCGTATTTTCAGTCGACGTGAATAACGTACAAAAGTTTACTCGTGGTgaaagtttgaaatttataAAACATCACGTTGAAGACTTGGGTCCATATTCGGAAGATCTCCTGAAACAGTGCTGCGCAGACGCTGACGTTATTATCACCGGTGTACCATCGCCAAAATACAAATTTCCTACTGAGTATGTCAGAGATGGGACAGTTTGCATAAATTTCTCTTCGGAAAAGAACTTTGATGACAGTATTAAAACCAAGGCATCATTATACGTTCCAATGACTGGTAAGGTTACCATTTCCATGTTATTGAGAAATATGTTGAGACTAATTGAAAATGCTGAAAAGGTAAAGGCAAAGAATTAG
- the SGO1 gene encoding Sgo1p (similar to Saccharomyces cerevisiae SGO1 (YOR073W); ancestral locus Anc_5.677): MARTLRRKVRDNGDGGKVRFTKESGVISSVPQIQELQNLMDSQASKVEAIRASYSQQNTQLAKANSSLMMRLSELERKVGELVKENVSLRSTVSMGEFQYKKRLSEQLDVLENGISHRVEEIFHMFDRVRTKENLSPEPSLSRSNDLRSILRNRRASGSSIEGRKSANSIQFIEADDQSVHTGSAGSNETTESNDRQDDGLSRKKRRKSSRRESIFLPTDFDFPYHEPEPEPEPETEPEPRKVSDDVSEDEQLEPPIESHAANDVVAQDDNEGSDHAEGSFNFTNSIIEYSIPEEVAPSTSAGTDQLSSSKIEVFRDEPEAVITSQKEREINDAAFVPLSTQNKVKHSMRTPGARGRSKIVDEVMPTTNNGSGACDIDFTRTRRTRGKAIDYTLPSLRAKMRRPTEKFVDATTFTSIHELQVTNARKKDRRHQPRRSNAPITLKESVVDTSDNQIAKPQSKDKEETLAVTEATLPAQPKPLVAQKPESTMNKNKITFQDKPILKDITNKPILKDITNKPKANKTRKLLKNAIINDICDIQPSAHDETFDSSGGGGSSFRLHEEDLSVFDLIGSNKVKPSNKTYRAKFKKMVTK; encoded by the coding sequence ATGGCTAGAACGCTGAGGAGGAAGGTGAGAGACAATGGTGATGGCGGCAAAGTGCGATTCACTAAGGAATCTGGAGTAATTTCAAGTGTTCCGCAGATTCAGGAGTTGCAGAATTTGATGGATTCACAAGCGAGCAAAGTTGAGGCCATCAGAGCAAGTTACTCCCAACAAAATACGCAGCTGGCAAAggcaaactcttcattgatgatgagactGAGCGAGTTGGAGAGAAAAGTAGGTGAGCTGGTGAAGGAGAATGTATCATTACGATCAACCGTATCTATGGGTGAGTTTCAATATAAAAAAAGGTTAAGTGAGCAGTTAGACGTACTTGAGAATGGTATTTCTCATCgggttgaagaaatctttcatATGTTTGACAGAGTCAGAACGAAGGAGAACCTTTCACCAGAACCTAGTTTAAGTCGGTCTAATGATTTAAGATCGATATTACGAAATAGGCGAGCAAGtggatcttcaattgagGGCAGAAAGTCCGCGAATAGCATTCAATTCATAGAGGCAGATGACCAGAGTGTTCACACTGGATCTGCAGGTTCAAATGAGACAACCGAAAGTAATGATAGACAGGACGATGGGTTGTCGCGGAAGAAGAGGCGAAAGAGCTCCAGAAGGGAATCAATTTTCCTTCCTACAGATTTTGATTTCCCTTACCATGAACCTGAGCCAGAACCAGAACCAGAGACAGAGCCAGAGCCACGTAAAGTGTCAGATGACGTGTCAGAAGATGAGCAACTTGAACCACCAATCGAGTCGCATGCAGCAAATGATGTTGTCGCCCAGGATGATAACGAGGGCTCCGATCACGCAGAGGGttcattcaatttcacGAATTCTATTATAGAGTACTCCATCCCGGAAGAAGTAGCTCCGTCGACCAGTGCAGGCACAGACCAattatcatcttcaaagattgaaGTGTTCAGAGACGAACCAGAAGCCGTAATAACTTCACAGAAGGAGAGAGAAATAAACGATGCTGCATTTGTACCTCTCTCAACTCAAAACAAAGTTAAACATTCGATGAGAACTCCTGGTGCTAGAGGCCGGAGtaaaattgttgatgaagtgatGCCTACTACTAATAATGGAAGCGGAGCCTGCGATATCGACTTCACGCGAACAAGGAGGACACGAGGGAAGGCTATTGACTACACCTTGCCTTCACTACGAGCTAAAATGAGACGACCTACTGAGAAATTTGTTGATGCCACCACATTCACCAGTATTCACGAGTTACAAGTCACGAACGCAAGGAAGAAAGACAGACGACATCAACCTAGGAGGTCAAATGCTCCCATAACACTGAAAGAGTCAGTAGTTGACACTTCAGACAATCAAATTGCTAAACCACAGTCTAAAGACAAAGAGGAAACACTTGCTGTTACAGAGGCCACTCTGCCAGCTCAGCCGAAACCATTAGTCGCACAAAAGCCTGAAAGTACGATGAATAAGAACAAAATAACGTTCCAAGATAAACCCATATTGAAAGACATTACGAATAAACCCatattgaaagatattACGAATAAACCCAAAGCTAACAAAACGAGAAAGCTATTAAAAAATGCTATAATTAATGATATTTGCGACATTCAACCAAGTGCACATGATGAAACATTCGACTCATCTGGTGGTGGCGGATCAAGTTTCCGACTCCACGAGGAAGACCTGTCCGTATTCGACCTCATAGGATCCAACAAAGTGAAACCATCAAACAAGACTTATAGAGCAAAGTTTAAAAAAATGGTCACGAAATAA
- the RPF2 gene encoding rRNA-binding ribosome biosynthesis protein RPF2 (similar to Saccharomyces cerevisiae RPF2 (YKR081C); ancestral locus Anc_5.674) — protein MIRTVKPKNARSKRALKDRESKMVENVKQALFVPGQTSTKLLHDVMVDLSAMKKPDIKRFDKKNNIRPFEDPAPLEFFSEKNDCSLIVLATSSKKRKNNLTFVRTFGYRIYDMIELLIAENYKLLSDFRKQTFAIGIKPLFSFQGSAFDTHPVYKHVKSLFLDFFRGTTTDLQDVAGLQFVISVTIQGDFQDGEPLPNVLFRVYKLKTYRSEQGGRKLPRVELEETGPRLDFKIGRIHSPSAEMEKDALKKAKQLEMKAPKNVETDLMGDKLGRIHMGKQELGKMQTRKMKGLKSKFDQTDNDVEDYINDDEEELNKEINGKEEGDDTYGEDYVTATEIEEEEPAAKRHKK, from the coding sequence ATGATCAGAACTGTCAAGCCAAAGAATGCTAGATCTAAGAGAGCTCTGAAGGACAGAGAGTCGAAAATGGTCGAAAACGTCAAACAAGCGCTGTTCGTGCCCGGCCAGACATCGACCAAGTTATTGCACGATGTAATGGTGGATTTAAGTGCTATGAAGAAACCTGatatcaaaagatttgacAAGAAAAACAACATTCGTCCATTTGAAGATCCTGCACCATTAGAGTTTTTTAGCGAAAAGAATGATTGTTCGTTGATCGTTCTAGCGACCAGCTCTAAGAAGCGGAAGAATAATTTGACTTTTGTTCGTACATTTGGGTACAGAATCTATGATATGATTGAGCTGCTGATTGCAGAGAATTATAAATTATTATCGGATTTCAGAAAACAAACTTTTGCCATTGGTATTAAGCCATTATTCTCATTCCAAGGTTCAGCATTTGATACCCATCCAGTTTATAAGCATGTCAAGTCATTGTTTTTAGACTTCTTCAGAGGCACAACGACCGATTTGCAAGATGTGGCAGGTTTGCAATTCGTGATATCGGTCACCATCCAAGGTGATTTCCAAGACGGTGAACCACTCCCAAATGTACTTTTCCGTGTTTACAAACTGAAGACTTACAGAAGCGAACAAGGTGGTCGCAAGTTGCCAAGAGTGGAGTTAGAAGAGACTGGTCCACGTCTAGACTTCAAGATTGGTAGAATTCATTCGCCTTCTGCAGAGATGGAGAAGGATGCTCTGAAGAAGGCTAAACAATTGGAAATGAAGGCACCAAAGAACGTTGAGACCGATTTGATGGGTGACAAGTTGGGTAGAATCCACATGGGTAAACAGGAGTTGGGTAAGATGCAAACGAGAAAAATGAAAGGTTTGAAATCTAAATTCGATCAAACCGACAACGACGTTGAAGACTACATAAacgacgacgaagaagagctgAATAAGGAAATCAACGGcaaggaagaaggtgatgatACGTATGGTGAGGACTACGTGACAGCAACCGAGatcgaagaggaagaaccTGCAGCTAAGAGGCACAAGAAATAG
- the DAD2 gene encoding Dad2p (similar to Saccharomyces cerevisiae DAD2 (YKR083C); ancestral locus Anc_5.676): MSLEEQILCKRRELAALKRITGLTEETKLQLDELAGQVRQMQSNAETVSEVMRNWNSIMRSISQAGLSLLQYADGDYEVGAWAPEDDNNDEERGNPTEPPLPETLVRIRVDETDQ; the protein is encoded by the coding sequence ATGTCTTTGGAGGAACAAATACTGTGCAAGAGGCGAGAGCTGGCAGCTTTAAAACGAATTACTGGTTTAACCGAAGAAACTAAACTGCAACTAGACGAATTGGCAGGCCAGGTTCGTCAAATGCAGTCCAATGCAGAGACCGTGTCAGAAGTTATGCGAAATTGGAACTCTATCATGAGATCCATATCTCAGGCGGGCCTTAGTCTTTTACAATACGCAGATGGAGACTATGAGGTTGGCGCTTGGGCTCCCGAAGACGATAATAACGACGAAGAACGCGGAAATCCAACAGAACCTCCTTTGCCGGAGACATTGGTGAGAATACGGGTTGATGAAACAGACCAATGA
- the NUP133 gene encoding Nup133p (similar to Saccharomyces cerevisiae NUP133 (YKR082W); ancestral locus Anc_5.675): MSAGRPLFQLRKELNSSIAQLENDDLVDSSSSMVNETHTSEYLTSAIDTSLEHHQNQGKFNNVKVLTENDKYVVKRLTPDLSSLPLNEEYLEGTVDVFLGKALVNDADHLYIWDYQSTQRNVNFSRVPLHEESEVLSSPPKCLFTRPSAVDDSTQMFLDNSAGSSGGICIIHRKNGQFIYYEDIDSINNLHLQLSKNKAHTLQLNLKDDEVVKQAINCEPAGIVITTSHERLLFIAIRDSTGRPHVKVKQQLIKSQRGFFFHSLNAYKEIVSLKNGPIVGRGERLLYMMTRGGDLQTWQLSVGSHSFKRVEINIYEQILESLQDLYPFAHGSLQILGSHPLFSDTSSAHLILSSIQNDKETYYILSTILLDEKTNSFTIFSTYRLNTYVSPCGDNKPKLYIPDYLGTEVRHMTTVFVLFSDAVVLTQVSSNLDSTYPLRRKWEDIVSFRDDVNVIGSGYSSDSVYLIDKKIGVMEVSLIEREKSEAEEDVGFVKSHIDQAIYFSDLSPSPIEFNLPKELSLENDEVEDDLKSASDEIFFSSGKYIPPMLNTLVQHLSLRVELHAKLLKFVEENFNYRISPQAKLDLLERFEIMNCCLKLFGSLEGSSELTEVWNSVLSSTKGNLDMEILVRNHLDKFPQIFANFLAKLTNESLSSRSLAFKGAAIDLLDNCVYEATLEQGEKSIRYGELKLDPLEISRDLPWFVSLEGLKAINDLFFDFKFSLASPTEHDKERIVVLTKILYYCFSQAKLWFKEGENREKLQLHQKIEDMYRENHVNWVHVLFEFGLQEFSLQIADFYHDMESLVETLEQLDVDGSQETYSQYFNKFGYDFAKTLFNYYIEQGKLRDLFNRFPEQHELLVKFLNSSKQYGYVSWIQEILDEQYSKASETLVQVAAGKAGIDKPIDDRQFQLSIAKLTALAEDNSLDHESMINRIQSDLDIIDGQNDLAQRINEQGIKVAPRFLETELNNVFNQVAQKLKNRQSITLDLIVEIYTMLNNTECLYCALKLLAYEYGILDSETKKILISMVWRRCILAEADWAAVADLTQTAFYQVLCQYFDEELYRSGSPLPSYQLMCDKSVLIKGYLTSKYQQYTDNLDDIEGCFKNELKAVEGLGKIFETRVKSIIGSANESSGNRCAVNYESSIVEFH; this comes from the coding sequence ATGAGTGCGGGCCGCCCTTTGTTCCAATTGAGGAAGGAACTCAATAGTTCGATAGCCCAATTGGAAAATGATGACTTAGTGGATAGCAGCTCCTCAATGGTCAATGAGACCCATACGAGCGAATATCTGACCTCGGCAATCGATACATCCTTGGAACATCACCAGAATCAGGgaaaattcaataatgTCAAGGTTTTAACTGAGAATGATAAATACGTCGTGAAAAGATTGACGCCAGATTTATCTTCACTCCCATTGAATGAGGAGTACTTGGAAGGAACTGTTGATGTGTTTTTGGGCAAGGCTTTGGTCAATGATGCTGATCACTTATACATATGGGACTACCAATCGACTCAAAGAAATGTGAATTTTTCTCGAGTTCCCTTACATGAGGAGTCTGAGGTACTAAGTTCGCCACCAAAATGTCTGTTCACACGCCCGTCAGCTGTCGATGACTCTACTCAAATGTTTTTGGATAATTCTGCTGGTTCTTCTGGTGGCATTTGTATTATACACAGGAAAAATGGACAATTCATTTACTATGAGGACATCGATTCGATAAATAATCTGCATTTGCAGCTTTCCAAGAATAAAGCGCACACtttgcaattgaacttgaaggatgatgaagtggTAAAGCAGGCCATAAACTGCGAACCAGCGGGGATTGTTATTACAACGTCTCATGAAAGATTACTCTTCATCGCTATCAGGGATTCAACCGGGAGACCGCATGTTAAAGTTAAACAACAATTGATAAAGTCTCAAAGaggatttttttttcattcgCTGAATGCTTATAAGGAGATTGTATCCCTAAAGAATGGACCCATTGTAGGTAGAGGGGAAAGATTATTATACATGATGACAAGAGGAGGTGATTTACAAACATGGCAGTTATCGGTTGGCTCACACTCTTTTAAGAGGGTAGAGATCAACATTTATGAGCAGATTCTGGAATCACTGCAAGATCTGTACCCTTTTGCTCATGGTTCATTACAAATCTTAGGCTCCCATCCTCTATTTTCCGATACATCATCTGCTCACCTAATCTTGTCGAGCATCCAAAACGATAAAGAAACTTACTACATCTTATCAACGATTctgcttgatgaaaagacGAACAGTTTTACAATATTTTCCACCTATCGACTCAACACATACGTTTCTCCCTGCGGTGATAACAAACCAAAGCTTTACATTCCAGATTATCTGGGAACGGAAGTGAGGCATATGACAACGGTATTTGTGCTGTTTTCAGATGCGGTAGTTTTGACTCAAGTAAGTTCCAATTTGGATTCTACTTACCCACTAAGGAGAAAGTGGGAAGACATAGTAAGTTTCCGTGATGATGTGAATGTCATTGGCTCAGGCTACAGCTCAGACTCAGTATACCTCATCGACAAAAAAATTGGCGTCATGGAGGTAAGCCTGATAGAGAGGGAGAAATCTGAAGCAGAGGAGGACGTGGGTTTTGTCAAATCACATATAGACCAAGCCATTTACTTTTCAGATCTTTCGCCCAGCCCGATCGAATTTAATCTACCAAAGGAGCTTTCGTTAGAAAACGATGAAGTCGAAGATGACCTCAAGTCGGCAAGTGATgagattttcttctcatcgGGTAAATATATCCCACCGATGCTGAATACATTGGTTCAGCATTTAAGTTTACGTGTCGAGCTCCACGCCAAACTCTTgaagtttgttgaagagaactTCAATTATAGGATATCACCACAAGCAAAGTTGGACCTCTTGgagagatttgaaattATGAATTGCTGTTTGAAGCTATTTGGTTCGTTGGAAGGCTCTTCAGAGCTCACAGAGGTCTGGAACTCTGTACTATCGAGCACAAAGGGCAATTTGGACATGGAAATCCTAGTTCGCAATCATTTGGATAAATTTCCTCAAATTTTCGCCAACTTTTTAGCTAAATTGACAAACGAATCTCTATCATCAAGATCACTAGCGTTCAAAGGTGCAGCGATAGACTTATTAGATAACTGTGTCTACGAAGCCACCTTGGAGCAAGGCGAAAAATCGATCAGATACGGTGAACTAAAGCTAGACCCACTTGAAATTAGCAGAGACTTGCCATGGTTTGTTAGTttggaaggtttgaaagccattaatgatttattttttgatttcaaattctccCTGGCGAGTCCCACAGAACATGATAAAGAAAGGATCGTTGTTcttaccaaaattttgtaTTATTGTTTCAGTCAAGCAAAATTGTggttcaaagaaggagaaaatcgtgagaaattgcaattgcatCAAAAAATAGAGGACATGTATCGAGAGAATCATGTTAATTGGGTTCACGTATTGTTCGAATTTGGCTTGCAGGaattttctttgcaaattgCTGACTTCTACCATGACATGGAATCACTCGTCGAGACTCTAGAACAATTGGATGTCGATGGATCGCAGGAGACCTATTCGCAGTACTTCAATAAGTTTGGTTATGATTTCGCTAAGACTCTTTTCAATTATTACATTGAACAAGGCAAACTACGGGACCTGTTTAATCGCTTCCCCGAGCAACACGAATTGCTagtcaagttcttgaacaGTTCGAAGCAATATGGTTATGTTAGTTGGATACAAGAAATATTGGATGAACAATACAGTAAGGCATCGGAAACTTTGGTCCAAGTAGCCGCTGGTAAAGCCGGTATCGACAAACCAATTGACGATCGCCAATTTCAGCTAAGTATTGCCAAGTTGACCGCACTAGCAGAGGATAACAGTCTTGATCACGAATCCATGATCAACAGAATACAATCAGACTTGGATATCATCGACGGCCAGAATGATTTAGCCCAGAGAATCAACGAACAAGGCATCAAGGTGGCACCCAGATTCCTCGAAACGGAGTTAAACAATGTCTTTAATCAGGTGgctcaaaaattgaagaatagGCAAAGCATAACGTTGGATCTGATTGTCGAGATATACACCATGTTAAACAATACAGAATGTCTCTACTGTGCCCTAAAACTCCTTGCGTATGAGTATGGCATTTTAGATTCtgaaaccaagaagataCTGATATCCATGGTGTGGAGACGATGCATACTAGCGGAAGCTGACTGGGCTGCTGTCGCAGATTTAACTCAAACAGCTTTCTACCAAGTCCTGTGTCAATATTTTGACGAAGAATTATACAGATCTGGGTCCCCGCTACCGAGCTATCAGCTAATGTGTGACAAAAGTGTACTGATCAAGGGATATCTGACGAGCAAATATCAACAATATACTGATAACCTCGATGATATAGAAGGctgcttcaagaatgagCTTAAGGCTGTTGAAGGACTTGGAAAAATCTTCGAAACCCGCGTCAAGTCCATCATAGGATCGGCTAATGAGAGCAGCGGGAACAGATGCGCAGTAAATTACGAATCAAGCATAGTCGAATTTCATTAA